Below is a window of Paroceanicella profunda DNA.
GCCCCTTCCAGCCCAGCGGCTTCACGCCCTGGATCACCTGGTGGCGCAGGCCGCGCTTGAACAGGGCGGTGGCGAGGGTCGCCACCGACACCTCCATCAGCATTTCGCGGGTAGCTTCATTCATCGGATCGGTCTCCTCGGGTCGCCCGCGGGCGCGGCGCGCCCCGGGTCGGGTCCGGACGGGTGGCGGACGAACCGCCGGGACAGGCGGTCAGGCCAGCGCGCTGGCCTTCAGGAAAGCGTCGAGCCGGCCCTGCTGGGCGTCGGTGAGCGGCCAGGCCGAGGGCGGGCGCGTGGGGCCGCAATCCTGCCCCGTGGCCAGCAGCGCGGCCTTCACGCCGGTGACATTGGTGCCGTTGAGCTCTTCGGCGCGGATGTCCTCGAAGGCGCGCATGCCGGCGATGAGCGTGTTGGCGGAGGCGTAATCCCCCGCCTCCAGCGCCGCGTGGATGGCCACGGAACGCTCCGGCCAGACGTTGATCAGCCCGGAGGTGAAGCCCCGCGCCCCCACGGCGTAGAGCGGCGGGGCCCAGACCTCGGCGAGCCCGCCGACCCAGACGATGGAGGGGTCGCAGGCGGCCTTTGCCTCGGCGAGCTTCAGCGGGTTGGGCGTGGCCCATTTCACCCCGCGCACGCCGGGCAGGGCGCAGAGATCGGCGATGGCGCGGGTGCCGATCGCGTCGTTGCGCAAATACAGCATCACCGGCAGGCCGCCGCCGGCCTCGTGCACCGCCTGCAC
It encodes the following:
- a CDS encoding dihydrodipicolinate synthase family protein yields the protein MALDLDTALTGISGILVTPYDAEGEIAPARLAPIIDRALAAGVHMPVVNGNTGEFYALTTEEACTMVREVVALVDGRAPVLAGVGRGIRDACRLARASAEAGATALMIHQPPDPFVSPRGTLDYVQAVHEAGGGLPVMLYLRNDAIGTRAIADLCALPGVRGVKWATPNPLKLAEAKAACDPSIVWVGGLAEVWAPPLYAVGARGFTSGLINVWPERSVAIHAALEAGDYASANTLIAGMRAFEDIRAEELNGTNVTGVKAALLATGQDCGPTRPPSAWPLTDAQQGRLDAFLKASALA